A single Vanacampus margaritifer isolate UIUO_Vmar chromosome 7, RoL_Vmar_1.0, whole genome shotgun sequence DNA region contains:
- the LOC144055195 gene encoding axin-1-like: MSVVRDLHGIGFRGGGGVAAPLSGPAHFTEDAPRPPVPGEEGSDVEPPVQSAATRPGALSQTSGFPLSLSAKMADSSGYAPSSSSSATPRRPDLDLGYEPEGSASPTPPYLKWAESLHSLLDDQEGIQLFRNFLCQEGCADLLDFWFACSGFRKTSPEKRAKLAKAIYRKYIVDGGGIVSRQIKPATKSFIRDCVGRPHPDLAMFEQAQTEIQTLMEENTYPLFLKSDLYLEYTRTGGESPKLNPSDQSPSSGPAKPVTGCLPTLTEDEEWRCGGGQKEAEQEKEECGDTPAGRLTQSLLMQTVPQRTSTSRRRQDTMEYRHWREPVNPYYANMGYARAPATSANDSEQQSMSSDADTLSLTDSSVDGIPPYRYRKQHRKEMHESAKANGRVPLPHIPRTYRMPKDIHVEPERFAAELIKRLEMVLREREAQERLEERLKRVRLEEEGDDADISVTTSMSSHSITLPLPSSFPPLYGAHYSETTANTATVATYGGLVAMGDSHDDDPESILDEHVQRVMKTPGCQSPGAANVALGGGGRQTPPKSSRSPDGGIGPPHRAGGHSLPAAGVKGMHHHKQLYHHRGREGQEEAGSRPQPNFLWNGEPAGQYAARSRNYADGAGASTLDAMGYNSKGSTLSRRGKKTSEASGKGEDCGRGMEAQVPLEDLERNQKILQWMMEGDRQRKSSHGGSTSSSRRTGGSSESARPTSVERPGAVHPWVSAQLRNNPSSASPALAAHPSSAVSAQVQPSHPFIQDPAMPPNPAPNPLTQLEEARRRLEEERRRAALQQAKQRHKSGKRQVCENMTVAYYFCGEPIPYRTSVKGRVVTLGQFKELLTKKGHYRFYFKKVSDEFDCGVVFEEVRDDDAILPIFEEKIIGKVEKVD, from the exons ATGAGCGTTGTCAGGGACTTACACGGGATCGGCTTCAGAGGTGGCGGCGGCGTGGCGGCTCCGCTGAGCGGCCCGGCCCATTTCACAGAGGATGCGCCACGACCGCCGGTCCCCGGCGAGGAGGGCTCCGATGTGGAGCCACCCGTGCAGTCGGCGGCCACCCGTCCAGGCGCGCTCTCACAAACTTCCGGGTTTCCACTTTCCCTGTCCGCCAAGATGGCCGACTCATCCGGGTATGCGCCCTCCTCGTCGTCATCCGCGACACCGCGCCGACCCGACCTGGACCTTGGCTACGAACCGGAGGGCTCGGCTTCGCCCACTCCGCCCTACCTGAAGTGGGCCGAGTCGCTCCACTCGCTGTTGGATGACCAGGAGGGCATCCAGCTTTTCCGCAACTTCCTGTGCCAAGAAGGCTGCGCCGACCTGCTGGACTTCTGGTTCGCCTGCTCGGGATTCCGCAAGACAAGCCCGGAGAAGCGGGCCAAGCTGGCCAAGGCCATCTACAGGAAGTACATCGTGGACGGCGGCGGCATCGTCTCCAGGCAGATTAAGCCGGCCACCAAGAGCTTCATACGAGACTGCGTGGGGAGGCCGCATCCTGACCTCGCCATGTTTGAACAG GCCCAGACGGAGATCCAGACCCTAATGGAGGAGAACACCTACCCTCTGTTCCTCAAGTCGGACCTGTACTTGGAGTACACGCGCACCGGCGGCGAGAGCCCCAAGCTGAATCCCAGCGACCAGAGCCCGTCGTCGGGGCCCGCCAAGCCTGTGACGGGCTGCTTGCCCACATTGACGGAAGATGAGGAGTGGAG GTGTGGAGGCGGGCAGAAGGAAGCGGAGCAAGAAAAGGAGGAGTGCGGGGACACGCCGGCGGGAAGGCTTACCCAAAGCCTGTTAATGCAGACCGTACCACAGAGGACCTCCACCAGCAGGCGGCGGCAAGACACCATGGAGTACAG ACACTGGAGAGAGCCGGTGAACCCGTACTACGCCAATATGGGTTACGCACGTGCCCCCGCCACCAGTGCCAACGACAGCGAGCAGCAGAGCATGTCGAGCGATGCTGATACGCTATCGCTGACCGACAGCAGCGT AGATGGTATTCCTCCTTATCGATATCGGAAGCAGCATCGCAAGGAGATGCATGAAAGTGCCAAAGCTAACGGACGTGTCCCCCTACCTCATATACCT CGCACGTATCGTATGCCAAAGGACATCCACGTAGAGCCTGAACGGTTTGCAGCTGAGCTCATCAAGAGGCTGGAGATGGTTCTCCGGGAACGGGAGGCCCAGGAGCGACTGGAAGAGAGGCTAAAGCGAGTACGACTG GAAGAAGAGGGGGACGACGCCGACATCTCCGTCACCACCTCCATGTCGTCACACAGCATTACCCTCCCACTCCCCTCGTCCTTCCCGCCCCTCTACGGAGCCCATTACTCCGAGACCACTGCCAACACGGCAACGGTCGCCACCTACGGCGGCCTGGTGGCCATGGGCGACTCGCACGACGACGACCCCGAGTCCATCTTGGACGAGCACGTGCAGCGGGTGATGAAGACGCCGGGCTGCCAGTCGCCAGGCGCCGCTAACGTGGCCTTGGGTGGGGGTGGCCGACAGACGCCGCCCAAATCATCGCGGTCGCCTGACGGGGGCATCGGGCCGCCACACAGAGCGGGAGGGCACAGTCTACCTGCTGCCGGGGTCAAAG GTATGCATCACCACAAGCAGCTATACCACCACCGAGGACGAGAAGGCCAGGAAGAGGCGGGCTCCAGGCCGCAGCCTAACTTCCTGTGGAACGGCGAGCCGGCCGGCCAATATGCCGCCAGGAGTCGCAACTATGCCGACGGCGCCGGAGCCAGCACCCTGGACGCAATGGGCTACAA TAGTAAAGGCAGCACGCTGTCGAGGCGAGGCAAGAAGACGTCTGAGGCGTCTGGAAAAGGCGAGGACTGCGGTCGCGGGATGGAAGCGCAGGTGCCGCTGGAGGATCTGGAGAGAAACCAGAAGATCCTCCAGTGGATGATGGAGGGAGACAGGCAGAGGAAAAGCTCCCACGG CGGCAGCACCAGCAGCTCTCGGCGGACGGGTGGCAGCAGCGAGTCGGCGCGGCCCACCTCGGTGGAGCGGCCCGGGGCCGTCCACCCGTGGGTGTCGGCCCAGCTACGCAACAACCCCTCCTCGGCGTCGCCCGCCCTGGCAGCGCACCCCTCCTCGGCTGTATCGGCACAGGTGCAGCCCTCGCACCCCTTCATCCAGGACCCCGCCATGCCGCCCAACCCGGCCCCCAACCCGCTGACGCAGCTTGAGGAGGCCCGGCGCCGGCTGGAGGAGGAGAGGCGGAGGGCGGCCCTACAGCAGGCCAAGCAGAG GCACAAGTCTGGAAAGCGGCAAGTGTGCGAGAACATGACGGTGGCCTACTACTTCTGTGGTGAGCCCATCCCGTACCGGACCTCCGTCAAGGGCCGGGTGGTGACTTTGGGCCAGTTCAAGGAGCTGCTCACCAAAAAGGGCCACTACAG GTTTTACTTCAAGAAGGTGAGCGACGAGTTTGACTGCGGCGTGGTGTTTGAGGAGGTGCGGGACGACGATGCCATCCTGCCCATCTTCGAGGAGAAGATCATCGGCAAGGTGGAGAAGGTGGACTGA
- the gtf3c1 gene encoding general transcription factor 3C polypeptide 1, with the protein MDPLSMVEDEVALEGLDGITIPTLWIRLGDRNPKFPLMLDDATKELVWRSLVANSDMTFYLLPAERDDVVVYDRVKLSHEDLDIEDQKDVYPLHIIHQNKDGFQGSCATFNQRTDITARLRSSSSISLQEVLKKYGRKLVAVASQRCRFRVLIGSEGNPDTKLLDDSYCMLERVGRARWQGELQSDLNSTFKVDSRKLHYIRKPLIRHSLVCAQACTRRRKSGQQQNSILLMLKCFHIIRRSKYDMLMEYVSIFLQKMPQQLAALSTIREHLDLPESACKRVIRYMRDIKSVEYCSVPLEDLDKDGKPVFTKRGKKVHVRCLKLLKPYTGKVDDWKEDEEDDEDEEGGKRRTLPPIGRIMEKDVLSQAYNLIVSCGTKGIPQSVIESRMNIGKLEGRMIWRKLERDGVIKGFMVDEGRQRVTKFISHKNVGVSNHLQLLSKEKQRKKLFRSSASPGSASASKAPCRTPATGKPQQKATKKSRAASDALEEEDGDPSFDSQDQVGKKSDVTIARASPTPAVAEAEPVSTTERASVKVKEEEEENVSLAPSKEDEGTAADPAKDIPMVDVVDTNLFVNSNKRHSETYRVLRRKNLIMEAVHKYKVIDDLYQLSKLINDEEKLQGVSIKCCKKTVSRLVKALAREGLLKIFTTTVIQDGISRKVELFVHPSVHPNDELVRATIDQVRFKITTGSCPTICQEAASKESPPTVAKEAPSKSFRSFAEIKEELSKEEIKEKHPKEDWAFKPTIVRGLGKSFGFQPKMHRLRVLHIFLWYAVYDHPMGPKPYWLETPQDGPQVVQEPPEPKDDDDITLKDLDAVLSGEEDDAVMEISSHSNCEIKVYCEEDSWKRFVPPVRRHCDRGSGWVIVGDLLLCLPLSIFIQLIQINYHVEGLEEYLNDPVKQHYLIRHLPFAIRRKLFYGRKYVYVFFENLQRLVCMGLLHLAPVPRMKEKDLLFCYLKRHATIVDTINTEPHYWLVHEPPDKPFERRRYAFASTEDVETYWFDLMCVCLNTPLGLIRSKRGATEDEVTPSFVHDKTVFVGMGSLLKGNNVVCDDGTTPGDGKGAAGLTSEFFAHMKRNWLWTNQLLVCKKGSTAASQQSKGRLKSLLSKEVLRAALKAGASSPRFLTAKKSAVTEENVEVAIELASRNQRVVGGKRQKRKRPKKEVVKVPRKKRKEPKKRTPAHDEADHRALKKMTRQRVIWTVQEDSMLMLCAVASHLLNSQLRRAFVAYCLVRDLLQLEFQLSEDKTSLAVGRRTRYILKNPQTFLNYRICLAEIYQDKDLLKQLQDNKPADPNNAEDCAKAFSAYVKLLRQKFSSVLIANDVKLPETKHQLLSQSKVCTIQPDKKIPCRDTLTCTTDIHTLVLFNLIQSTLAMTNSQMKESRSFQTFHVYSQYSQELLCQVFIQCRQRQMVNRRRVCQVEGPKKNRALPFLPMSFQLSQSYFKLFSWRYPHNLCTDSFCFIKTLLNNGTDDDRSPVSYHLETESRTESGEEVPEGRPAPTAEAEEAESGQTPDPEHSGMIRFSVDSPGGACMVTLTLMSLGLLSVHMSIPKMMVIVDSNLVANDGKSMASLEEEDDDDDAAGEECESKKKIQVNAHQASHTKYLLMKGFCAPGIIKRRNLSTNDNIVVESCVLRMQLRQTPVGGSLLSDDVGSLDLSKSGPSLLPPVLTRCIQNGAPTPARCADYSPEDLEASGQLMKHLDGAGEKGVDQVDLFREFARLRLPQSGRSKSLEQYLEDLQEEGQVIKVGGYGARWVLIRHAEPWILTVNPRNWSQVQDAPDRNSVVPFLHKRRRAKARRDDKTEEEPLAKKMATAERLDKEKDEEERPRKPEAEDSAGKVSTGRESAGTVGKCHPAENKTEGETKDGEDTLTQPDSAGKVSAGRESAEVEEVRRSAENKTDDEMKDGEDALTQRADLQEESVSFLSRPWRLVDGTLNRPVCKGMLEAILHHIMSRPGVPQQRLLLYYKEVLQPVVVLELVQSLVDLGCVTKKTLAKRPKPGLFGPAVRRDPTTEEQEYVFYEPTVSCCLRLAQVLPNERHWNYCGKQECAKKQL; encoded by the exons ATGGATCCGCTGAGCATGGTGGAGGATGAAGTGGCTTTGGAGGGACTGGACGGCATCACGATCCCCACTTTGTGGATACGATTGGGGGATAGGAACCCTAAATTCCCACTTATGCTGGACGACGCCACCAAGGAGCTCGTCTGGAGGTCGCTGGTGGCCAACAGCGACATGACGTTCTACCTGCTGCCGGCCGAGAGGGACGATGTGGTGGTATACGACAG GGTTAAGCTGTCTCATGAAGACCTGGACATTGAAGACCAGAAGGACGTGTACCCGCTGCACATCATCCACCAGAACAAAGATGGCTTCCAGGGCTCGTGCGCCACCTTTAACCAAAGGACCGACATCACCGCGCGCCTCCGCTCCTCGTCGTCCATCAGCCTGCAGGAGGTTTTAAAAAA ATACGGCAGGAAGCTGGTGGCGGTGGCGTCACAGAGATGCCGTTTCCGGGTTCTCATCGGCAGCGAGGGCAACCCCGATACCAAACTGTTGGACGATTCCTACTGCATGCTGGAGCGGGTGGGACGGGCACGATGGCAGGGGGAGCTGCAGAGTGACCTCAACTCCACTTTCAa ggTGGACTCGCGTAAGTTGCACTACATCCGGAAGCCTCTGATCCGCCACAGCCTGGTGTGCGCTCAGGCCTGCACCAGACGCCGCAAGTCGGGCCAGCAGCAAAACTCCATCCTCCTCATGCTCAAATGTTTCCACATCATCAG GAGATCCAAGTACGACATGCTTATGGAGTACGTGTCCATCTTCCTCCAGAAGATGCCACAACAGCTGGCCGCGTTGTCCACCATCCGAGAGCACCTG GATCTCCCGGAGTCGGCGTGCAAGCGTGTGATTCGGTACATGCGAGACATCAAGTCGGTGGAATACTGCAGCGTGCCTCTGGAGGACTTGGATAAGGACGGAAAGCCCGTGTTTACCAAAAGAG GCAAAAAAGTGCACGTGCGCTGCCTGAAGCTACTCAAGCCATACACAGGCAAAGTGGACGACTGGAAGGAAGATGAAGAAgacgacgaggacgaggagggcGGCAAAAGGCGAACTCTGCCCCCTATTGGCCGGATCATGGAGAAGGACGTTTTGTCACAGGCGTACAACCTGA TTGTATCGTGCGGCACCAAAGGAATCCCTCAGTCGGTCATCGAGTCCAGGATGAACATCGGCAAGCTGGAGGGTCGCATGATCTGGAGGAAGTTGGAGAGGGACGGCGTCATCAAG GGCTTCATGGTGGACGAAGGCCGTCAGAGGGTCACAAAGTTCATCAGCCACAA GAACGTGGGCGTCAGCAACCACCTGCAGCTCCTCTCCAAAGAGAAGCAACGCAAGAAGCTTTTCCGCTCTTCAGCCTCGCCCGGGTCGGCGAGCGCCAGCAAGGCCCCCTGTCGTACCCCGGCCACCGGCAAACCGCAGCAGAAAGCTACCAAGAAGAGCAGAGCAGCAAGTGATGCGCTAGAAGAGGAAGATGGCGATCCGAGTTTCGATTCGCAAGATCAAGTCGGGAAGAAGTCGGACGTGACCATCGCACGAGCTTCTCCAACTCCAGCGGTGGCGGAGGCGGAGCCTGTTAGCACGACAG AGCGAGCGTCAGTTAAggttaaagaagaggaggaagagaacgTGTCATTGGCTCCGTCCAAGGAGGACGAAGGGACTGCAGCGGACCCAGCAAAGGACATTCCGATGGTGGATGTCGTTGACACAAACCTG TTCGTCAACAGCAACAAAAGGCACAGCGAAACGTACCGCGTGCTCAGGAGGAAGAACCTCATCATGGAGGCCGTGCACAAGTACAAAGTCATCGACGACCTTTACCA GCTTTCGAAGTTGATCAATGATGAAGAGAAGCTGCAGGGTGTCTCCATCAAGTGTTGCAAGAAGACCGTGTCTCGCCTTGTCAAGGCTCTGGCCAGAGAAGGACTGCTCAAGATCTTTACCACCACCGTCATACAGGACGGCATCAGCAGGAag GTGGAGTTGTTTGTTCATCCATCCGTGCATCCCAATGATGAGCTGGTGCGAGCAACCATCGATCAGGTCCGCTTCAAAATCACCACCGGCTCCTGTCCTACTATATG CCAGGAAGCAGCAAGCAAAGAGAGCCCCCCCACAGTGGCAAAAGAAGCGCCCAGTAAGAGTTTCAGAAGCTTCGCCGAAATCAAGGAGGAGCTCTCAAAAGAGGAAATCAAGGAGAAACACCCAAAAGAGGATTGGGCATTCAAGCCCACGATAG TTCGAGGACTGGGCAAGTCTTTCGGTTTCCAGCCCAAGATGCACCGCCTGCGCGTTTTGCACATCTTCCTCTGGTATGCCGTCTATGACCATCCGATGGGGCCGAAACCCTACTGGCTAGAGACACCCCAAGACGGCCCTCAGGTTGTTCAAGAGCCACCGGAACCAAAAGACGACGATGACATCACCCTGAAGGATTTGGATGCGGTATTGTCCGGGGAAGAGGATGATGCCGTGATGGAAATTTCCAGTCATTCGAATTGCGAAATTAAAG TTTACTGTGAGGAGGATTCGTGGAAAAGGTTCGTCCCACCCGTTCGCCGGCACTGCGATCGAGGCAGCGGCTGGGTGATCGTGGGCGACTTACTCCTGTGCCTGCCGCTCTCCATTTTCATCCAGCTCATACAGATTAACTATCAC GTTGAAGGCCTTGAGGAGTACTTGAACGACCCCGTGAAGCAACACTATCTGATTCGCCATCTGCCCTTTGCGATTAGGAGGAAGCTCTTCTACGGACG GAAATACGTGTACGTGTTCTTTGAGAACCTGCAGCGCTTGGTTTGCATGGGCCTTCTGCACTTAGCTCCTGTGCCGAGGATGAAGGAGAAAGACCTG CTGTTTTGTTACCTGAAGCGCCACGCCACCATTGTAGACACAATCAACACGGAGCCTCACTATTGGCTGGTGCACGAACCCCCTGACAAACCTTTCGAAAGACGCCGCTACGCCTTCGCCAGCACCGAGGATGTGGAAACGTACTGGTTCGACCTCATGTGCGTCTGCCTCAACACTCCTCTAG GGTTGATTCGCTCCAAGCGAGGCGCCACTGAGGATGAGGTGACGCCATCCTTTGTGCACGACAAAACCGTCTTTGTGGGAATGGGTTCTTTGCTCAA GGGCAACAATGTCGTGTGTGACGACGGCACCACGCCGGGCGACGGGAAAGGCGCTGCTGGTCTGACCTCTGAATTTTTCGCTCATATGAAGCGGAACTGGCTGTGGACTAACCAATTGCTGGTCTGCAAAAAG GGGTCTACCGCAGCATCCCAGCAAAGCAAAGGGCGACTGAAAAGCCTGCTGAGTAAAGAAGTGCTACGGGCCGCGCTGAAAGCCG gcGCTTCATCGCCTCGGTTCTTGACCGCCAAGAAGTCGGCAGTGACGGAAGAAAATGTGGAA GTGGCCATCGAGCTGGCGTCCAGGAACCAGCGGGTGGTCGGAGGGAAGCGGCAGAAGAGGAAGAGACCCAAAAAGGAAGTTGTCAAGGTTCCTCGCAAGAAGAGAAAAG AGCCCAAGAAGCGCACCCCCGCTCACGACGAGGCTGACCACCGAGCGTTGAAAAAGATGACCAGGCAGCGAGTCATCTGGACGGTGCAAGAGGACTCGATGCTCATGCTGTGCGCCGTGGCCTCGCACCTCCTGAACAGCCAA TTGCGGAGGGCGTTCGTGGCCTACTGTTTGGTGCGAGACCTCCTCCAGCTGGAGTTTCAACTCTCCGAGGACAAAACGTCACTGGCAGTCGGGCGGCGCACTCGTTACATCCTCAAAAATCCTCAGACGTTTCTCAACTACAG GATCTGCCTGGCTGAAATCTATCAGGATAAAGATCTGCTGAAACAGCTACAGGACAACAAGCCTGCTGATCCCAACAATGCAgag GATTGCGCCAAAGCATTCAGCGCGTACGTCAAGCTCCTCCGACAAAAGTTCAGCTCCGTCCTCATTGCCAACGATGTGAAATTGCCCGAAACCAAACATCAACTCTTGTCACA GTCTAAAGTGTGCACAATACAGCCCGACAAGAAGATTCCCTGCAGAGACACCCTGACTTG CACAACGGACATTCACACCTTAGTGTTGTTCAACCTCATCCAGAGTACGCTGGCCATGACCAACTCTCAGATGAAGGAGTCCAGATCCTTTCAA ACCTTCCACGTTTACAGCCAGTACTCGCAGGAGCTTCTGTGCCAGGTGTTCATTCAGTGCCGTCAACGTCAAATGGTCAACCGGCGCCGCGTCTGCCAGGTGGAGGGACCCAAGAAGAACCGAGCGTTGCCCTTCCTGCCCATGTCCTTCCAGCTCTCGCAGTCCTACTTCAA GTTATTTTCATGGCGTTATCCTCATAACCTGTGCACCGACTCATTCTGCTTCATCAAAACTTTACTGAACAACGGCACGGACGACGACAGGTCTCCTGTTTCCTACCATCTGGAGACAGAAAGCAGGACAGAGAGCGGTGAGGAAGTGCCGGAAGGACGGCCAGCCCCAACCGCAGAGGCCGAGGAAGCAGAAAGCGGCCAAACTCCTGATCCGGAACATTCTGGAATGATCCGTTTCTCTGTGGATTCTCCCGGAGGAGCTTGCATGGTGACGCTCACCCTGATGAGTTTGGGACTGCTGTCTGTCCATATGTCCATCCCCAAGATGATGGTCATAGTGGACAGCAACTTGGTGGCCAATGACGGCAAGAG CATGGCGTCATTGGAGGAAGaagacgacgatgacgatgcCGCCGGCGAGGAATGCGAGAGCAAAAAGAAGATCCAAGTCAATGCTCACCAGGCTTCGCACACCAAGTACCTGTTGATGAAAGGGTTTTGCGCCCCCGGAATCA TTAAACGCCGGAACCTGAGCACCAACGATAACATCGTGGTCGAATCGTGCGTGCTCAGGATGCAGCTGAGACAAACGCCGGTTGGCGGAAGCCTGCTGAGCGACGACGTCGGCTCTCTGGATTTGTCCAAATCCGGCCCGTCCCTGCTGCCGCCCGTCCTCACCCGCTGCATCCAGAACGGCGCGCCTACTCCGGCCCGGTGCGCCGATTACTCCCCCGAGGACTTGGAAGCCAGCGGCCAGCTAATGAAACACCTGGACGGAGCAGGAGAAAAGGGGGTAGACCAGGTGGACCTTTTCCGGGAGTTCGCTCGCCTCCGTTTGCCGCAATCCGGACGCAGCAAGAGCCTGGAGCAGTACCTGGAG GATTTACAGGAAGAAGGTCAGGTCATCAAGGTGGGCGGCTATGGCGCTCGCTGGGTCCTCATCCGGCACGCCGAGCCCTGGATCCTCACCGTCAACCCCAGGAACTGGTCCCAGGTACAGGATGCCCCTGATCGCAACAGCGTCGTCCCCTTCCTGCACAAGAGGCGACGGGCCAAAGCCCGGCGGGATGACAAGACGGAAGAGGAGCctctggcaaaaaaaatggcGACGGCTGAGAGACTCGACAAAGAGAAGGACGAGGAGGAGCGGCCGAGAAAGCCGGAAGCTGAGGACTCTGCGGGAAAGGTTTCGACGGGACGTGAGAGCGCGGGGACGGTAGGAAAGTGCCATCCCGCTGAGAACAAGACAGAAGGTGAGACGAAAGACGGAGAAGACACTTTGACGCAACCGGACTCTGCGGGAAAGGTTTCGGCGGGACGAGAGAGTGCGGAGGTGGAGGAAGTGCGCCGTTCTGCGGAGAACAAGACAGACGATGAGATGAAAGATGGAGAAGACGCTTTGACGCAACGGGCTGACCTGCAAGA GGAGAGCGTGAGCTTCTTGAGCCGTCCGTGGCGTCTGGTGGACGGAACGCTGAACCGTCCGGTGTGCAAAGGCATGCTGGAGGCCATCCTCCACCACATCATGTCCCGCCCCGGCGTCCCTCAGCAAAGGCTGCTGTTGTACTACAAGGAGGTGCTGCAGCCCGTCGTGGTTCTCGAGCTGGTGCAg TCCCTGGTAGACCTGGGTTGCGTGACAAAGAAAACGCTGGCCAAAAGACCCAAGCCCGGCCTGTTCGGACCCGCGGTGCGGAGAGACCCGACGACGGAGGAGCAAGAGTATGTTTTTTACGAGCCCACGGTCAGCTGCTGCCTCAGACTCGCTCAAGTGTTGCCCAATGAACGCCACTGGAACTATTGTGGGAAgcaagagtgtgcaaaaaagCAACTTTga